The following coding sequences lie in one Littorina saxatilis isolate snail1 unplaced genomic scaffold, US_GU_Lsax_2.0 scaffold_3021, whole genome shotgun sequence genomic window:
- the LOC138954795 gene encoding plectin-like produces MSGSKSRNAALASFSTPDHGNSPPRMTLTTPKHMDGAAVDPIEKSSSLTSAQEIIAARGRALGVRSGAALAKYVQEEEAAQRRLLQEEEAAQRRLLQEEEEAQLRKEEAQLRKEEAQRRLQREEQDAQRRLQREEEEIRRKVLREEEENDRRRRLAELEEERVRAEIEKTRREETTSSSRSRAIEPVRLKIDPFDEAKEDLDTFLGRFERAATLSGWDRESDWGARLGALLKGFAADVYLELPAEDAGNFDVIVDALRGSFRWTADSYRSKFRLAAKRGEETFIQFATRLRIWFERWRKAAKKEETYAGIRDLILMEHLMDHVSGDLADFIRQREPANVTEAAELAERFAASKRARKNPVTATGRVEKNTKDIENPEEDSAPVSPVHPNGPFPKRNCYGCGKTGHIRRNCPHSASSFNVRTVTN; encoded by the coding sequence ATGTCGGGATCTAAATCTCGCAATGCCGCTCTGGCAAGTTTTTCTACCCCTGATCATGGTAATTCTCCACCCCGTATGACACTTACCACGCCAAAGCATATGGATGGAGCTGCTGTTGACCCTATTGAAAAATCTAGTTCCCTCACGTCAGCTCAAGAAATTATAGCCGCTAGGGGACGTGCTTTGGGCGTTCGATCAGGGGCTGCTTTAGCAAAATACGTTcaagaagaggaagcagctcAACGGAGACTACTTcaagaagaggaagcagctcAACGAAGACTacttcaagaagaagaggaagctcAACTGAGAAAAGAAGAAGCTCAACTGAGAAAAGAAGAAGCTCAACGAAGACTTCAGAGGGAGGAACAGGATGCTCAACGAAGACTTCagagggaggaagaagaaaTCAGAAGAAAAGTACTTCGAGAAGAGGAAGAAAACGACCGCCGCCGACGTCTAGCTGAACTGGAAGAAGAAAGAGTTCGTGCAGAGATAGAAAAGACTAGGAGAGAAGAGACTACTTCAAGTTCTCGTAGTAGGGCTATTGAACCAGTTCGTCTGAAAATAGATCCATTTGATGAAGCCAAAGAGGATCTCGACACCTTCCTAGGACGATTCGAGAGAGCAGCAACTCTCAGTGGCTGGGACAGGGAGAGTGACTGGGGAGCTCGGCTGGGAGCCCTCCTGAAAGGTTTTGCTGCCGATGTTTACTTGGAACTGCCAGCTGAGGATGCGGGAAACTTTGATGTCATTGTGGACGCCCTTAGAGGATCTTTTCGCTGGACGGCTGACTCGTATCGTTCCAAGTTTCGACTCGCGGCCAAAAGGGGAGAGGAGACGTTTATACAGTTTGCTACCCGTCTTCGAATTTGGTTTGAACGGTGGAGGAAAGCCGCGAAGAAAGAGGAGACCTATGCTGGAATCCGAGACCTCATACTGATGGAACACCTGATGGACCATGTGTCTGGGGACCTCGCGGATTTCATCCGGCagcgcgaaccggcgaacgtcACCGAGGCCGCCGAACTAGCTGAGAGGTTTGCTGCATCAAAAAGAGCCAGGAAAAACCCGGTTACTGCGACTGGTCGAGTCGAGAAGAACACGAAGGACATTGAAAATCCTGAGGAAGACTCTGCCCCAGTTAGTCCCGTCCACCCCAACGGCCCTTTTCCCAAGAGAAATTGCTACGGTTGCGGTAAAACTGGGCACATCCGTAGGAATTGCCCGCATTCAGCATCGTCCTTTAACGTGAGGACCGTCACCAACTGA